A window of the Acetobacteraceae bacterium genome harbors these coding sequences:
- a CDS encoding GAF domain-containing protein, translating into MSTAPLEKMKLEDLPLMAKGLISNETDEIALLANLSALIFETFDGINWAGFYRLLSSQELVLGPFQGRIACTRIALGKGVCGTSASQRKTFRIENVHEFEGHIACDSASNSEIVIPILGAKQLYGVLDIDSPNIGRFSETDQTLLEEIVSELAQRLDQLSNAS; encoded by the coding sequence ATGAGTACTGCCCCTTTAGAAAAAATGAAATTGGAAGACCTGCCCTTAATGGCAAAAGGTCTTATTTCAAATGAGACGGACGAGATTGCGCTTTTAGCCAATCTTTCCGCTTTAATTTTTGAAACTTTTGACGGGATTAACTGGGCTGGTTTTTATCGCCTTCTCTCTTCCCAAGAGCTGGTTCTTGGCCCTTTTCAAGGGCGCATTGCGTGTACCCGTATTGCGCTTGGCAAAGGCGTTTGCGGTACGTCCGCTTCTCAACGCAAAACCTTTCGGATTGAAAATGTCCATGAGTTTGAAGGACATATTGCCTGCGACAGCGCATCCAATTCCGAAATCGTCATTCCTATTCTCGGCGCAAAACAGCTTTATGGCGTTCTTGATATTGACAGCCCCAATATTGGACGTTTCTCCGAAACAGACCAAACTCTTTTAGAAGAA
- a CDS encoding leucine--tRNA ligase, with protein sequence MTDNQTVDKETPLKEREVIWQEAWDKKKLFEISDSEIKNPNAPKPYYVMEMWPYPSGQLHMGHVRNYALGDVVARYHRARGKQVLHPMGWDAFGLPAENAARERGTHPAAWTKSNIAAMRKTLKRLGFSFDWSREIATCDPEYYGAQQRIFLEFVKAGLAERRESQVNWDPVEMTVLANEQVVNGRGWRSGALIEKKTLSQWFLRITDFAEELLQGLEQAPLKEGWPERVRIMQERWIGKSEGTSLKLKLVNSAEEIEIFTTRPDTLYGMSFIALAPDHSLMNEVAEKNEALKAFQKECAQLGTSEETLSKAEKKGMDTGLKVQHPFLEGKEIPVWAANFVLSDYGTGALFGCPCADERDYEFATKYNLDIPYIGCPSGVSEEEITKAVSEKKFLPFTSGKMMNSPASGEKTIGPDLNGLKISEAKKRVIHFLETQKIGQKEINYRLRDWGVSRQRYWGCPIPIIRCESCGDVTVPEDQLPVQLPEDADFSVSGNPLDHHPTWKHVACPKCGKAAQRETDTLDTFVDSGWYPLRYLSPDAKAPINKEVASRFMPVNQYIGGVEHAILHLLYARFFMRALQKAGLVDKAEPFASLFTQGMVTHESYKLDDQWLYPEEVEIKDGKKLHKETGREVKVGRSEKMSKSRRNTVSPEAIIAEYGADIARLFVLSDTPPERDQEWTAEGVAASARFVQRIEALVARILEEKGTSQSDSKDKDQAQKLRQSLHKTIKAVGEAFEAFVPNVALARLHELVAAIRSSFESSGKESQQARREALEILAVLMAPIMPHLAEEVIANLDPKGKLAAERLWPEVKAEFLEENTQKLAVQVNGKVRGVLEIPLGLEEAEVLKLAKALPNVMQAMDGKQIVREIVVKGRIVNFVVK encoded by the coding sequence ATGACAGACAATCAGACGGTGGATAAAGAGACTCCCTTAAAAGAGAGGGAAGTGATCTGGCAGGAAGCATGGGATAAAAAAAAGCTTTTTGAAATTTCAGATTCCGAAATTAAGAATCCAAATGCGCCGAAGCCTTATTATGTGATGGAAATGTGGCCATATCCTTCAGGGCAGCTTCATATGGGGCATGTGCGCAATTATGCCCTTGGAGATGTGGTCGCACGTTACCACCGTGCGCGGGGGAAGCAGGTTTTGCATCCAATGGGGTGGGATGCCTTCGGCTTGCCAGCAGAAAATGCAGCAAGGGAAAGAGGAACACATCCAGCAGCTTGGACAAAATCCAATATTGCGGCGATGCGGAAAACTTTAAAACGCTTGGGGTTTTCTTTTGATTGGAGCCGCGAAATTGCAACTTGTGACCCTGAATATTATGGGGCACAGCAAAGAATTTTCCTCGAATTTGTCAAAGCAGGTCTTGCAGAACGCAGAGAGTCTCAGGTGAACTGGGATCCTGTTGAAATGACTGTTTTGGCCAATGAACAGGTTGTGAATGGCAGAGGCTGGCGTTCAGGTGCTTTGATTGAAAAGAAGACACTTTCCCAGTGGTTTTTACGCATTACAGATTTTGCAGAGGAGCTTCTCCAAGGTTTAGAACAAGCGCCTTTGAAGGAAGGGTGGCCAGAGCGTGTCCGTATTATGCAGGAACGCTGGATTGGTAAATCTGAAGGGACAAGTTTAAAACTCAAACTTGTTAATTCAGCAGAAGAAATTGAAATTTTCACGACACGCCCAGATACTTTGTATGGGATGTCCTTCATTGCGTTGGCGCCAGACCATTCTTTGATGAACGAAGTTGCAGAAAAGAATGAGGCTTTAAAAGCTTTCCAAAAAGAATGCGCACAGTTGGGCACGTCTGAAGAAACACTTTCAAAAGCAGAAAAGAAGGGGATGGATACGGGGCTGAAAGTTCAGCATCCTTTTCTTGAGGGTAAAGAGATTCCTGTTTGGGCCGCAAATTTTGTGCTTTCTGATTATGGTACGGGGGCTTTATTCGGCTGTCCTTGTGCAGATGAGCGTGATTATGAATTTGCGACGAAATATAATTTAGATATTCCTTATATTGGATGCCCTTCAGGCGTTTCAGAGGAAGAGATTACAAAGGCCGTTTCAGAAAAGAAATTCTTGCCTTTTACGTCAGGCAAGATGATGAATTCTCCTGCTTCGGGCGAGAAGACAATTGGGCCAGATTTGAACGGTCTCAAAATTTCAGAAGCAAAAAAGCGTGTTATTCATTTCCTCGAAACGCAGAAAATAGGTCAGAAGGAAATTAATTACCGTTTAAGGGATTGGGGGGTTAGCCGTCAGCGTTATTGGGGATGTCCTATTCCGATTATTCGCTGTGAAAGCTGTGGCGATGTTACTGTTCCAGAAGATCAGCTCCCTGTTCAGTTGCCAGAAGATGCAGATTTCTCTGTTTCTGGTAATCCTTTAGACCATCACCCAACATGGAAACATGTTGCTTGTCCAAAATGTGGCAAGGCTGCGCAACGTGAAACCGATACGCTTGATACCTTTGTTGATAGTGGCTGGTATCCTCTGCGTTATCTTTCCCCTGATGCAAAGGCGCCTATCAACAAAGAAGTTGCATCGCGCTTTATGCCTGTAAATCAATATATTGGTGGGGTAGAGCATGCAATTTTGCATCTGTTATATGCACGCTTTTTTATGCGTGCTTTGCAGAAAGCAGGCCTTGTTGATAAGGCAGAGCCGTTTGCAAGCCTCTTTACGCAGGGCATGGTAACCCATGAAAGCTATAAATTAGACGATCAATGGCTCTATCCAGAAGAGGTTGAGATAAAAGACGGTAAAAAACTTCATAAAGAAACAGGACGTGAGGTTAAGGTCGGACGTTCTGAAAAAATGTCTAAATCCCGCCGAAATACGGTTTCTCCAGAGGCTATTATTGCAGAATATGGCGCAGATATTGCGAGATTATTTGTCTTATCCGATACACCGCCCGAAAGAGATCAGGAATGGACAGCGGAGGGGGTCGCAGCCTCTGCCCGTTTTGTTCAGCGAATTGAAGCACTTGTTGCCCGTATTTTAGAAGAAAAAGGCACCTCCCAGAGCGATTCAAAAGATAAAGATCAGGCGCAGAAGCTTCGTCAGAGTCTTCATAAAACGATCAAAGCTGTTGGAGAAGCTTTTGAGGCTTTCGTTCCGAACGTGGCTCTGGCTCGTTTGCATGAGCTAGTGGCGGCTATTCGAAGCTCTTTTGAGAGTTCAGGGAAGGAGTCACAGCAGGCACGCCGTGAGGCTTTGGAAATTTTAGCTGTGTTAATGGCCCCAATCATGCCACATTTGGCAGAAGAAGTGATTGCGAATCTTGATCCGAAAGGAAAATTGGCTGCGGAACGTTTATGGCCAGAGGTTAAGGCAGAGTTTTTGGAAGAGAATACACAAAAGCTTGCGGTTCAAGTGAATGGCAAGGTTCGTGGGGTACTTGAAATTCCACTTGGGCTTGAAGAAGCAGAAGTGTTAAAACTGGCAAAAGCGTTGCCGAATGTGATGCAGGCAATGGATGGAAAGCAAATCGTTAGGGAAATTGTTGTGAAAGGGCGCATTGTAAATTTCGTTGTAAAATAA
- a CDS encoding DUF3576 domain-containing protein: MKTMTLPKCIKKHAFAISLVAFMALAGCAETRNPEMLVKPKNHLVGVDRGAEGGNDSLRGGVNAFIWRGALDTLSFMPLASADAVGGVLLTDWYVPPTTKEERFKIAVYVLDRRLRSDALRVSIFRQVHLSRNSCGEDGWEDTPVAGETVSDITARILERARQLRAHNL, from the coding sequence ATGAAGACTATGACTCTGCCAAAATGTATTAAAAAACATGCGTTTGCTATTTCTCTGGTGGCGTTTATGGCATTGGCAGGCTGCGCCGAAACCCGAAATCCAGAGATGCTTGTAAAGCCAAAAAATCATTTGGTTGGTGTCGATCGTGGTGCAGAAGGTGGAAATGACAGCCTTCGTGGTGGAGTGAATGCCTTTATTTGGCGTGGGGCGCTTGATACGCTTTCCTTCATGCCTTTAGCTTCTGCGGATGCGGTTGGGGGTGTTCTTTTGACGGATTGGTATGTGCCGCCGACAACCAAAGAAGAGCGCTTTAAGATTGCGGTTTATGTGTTGGATCGCCGTTTACGTTCGGATGCGTTAAGGGTTTCTATTTTTAGGCAGGTTCACCTTTCGCGCAATAGTTGCGGGGAAGATGGGTGGGAGGATACACCTGTCGCTGGCGAAACTGTTTCAGATATTACGGCGCGTATCCTAGAGCGTGCCAGACAGTTGCGTGCCCATAATCTCTAA